One genomic window of Actinoplanes lobatus includes the following:
- a CDS encoding peptidoglycan-binding domain-containing protein produces the protein MTGTLSPWPQVSQGAKEHPVPTLQYLLRARGKTVTVDGIFGPQTDAAVRAFQHDRGLKVDGIVGPNTWAALIIQVEQGAQGDAVRGVQEEFQFRNLSGDPSQGLAVDGFFGPETDAAVRGFQSAIHADVPSMAVDGIVGPMTWQALVSGMLSF, from the coding sequence ATGACAGGCACATTGAGCCCGTGGCCCCAGGTCAGCCAGGGCGCCAAGGAGCATCCGGTTCCCACCCTGCAATACCTGCTGCGGGCGCGCGGCAAGACGGTGACGGTCGACGGCATCTTCGGGCCGCAGACCGACGCCGCGGTGCGGGCCTTCCAGCACGACCGGGGCCTCAAGGTCGATGGCATCGTCGGCCCGAATACCTGGGCCGCGCTGATCATCCAGGTCGAACAGGGCGCGCAGGGCGACGCCGTGCGCGGTGTGCAGGAGGAGTTCCAGTTCCGCAACCTCTCCGGTGATCCGTCGCAGGGCCTCGCGGTCGACGGCTTCTTCGGCCCGGAGACCGACGCGGCGGTACGCGGCTTCCAGTCCGCGATCCACGCCGACGTCCCGTCGATGGCGGTCGACGGCATCGTCGGCCCGATGACCTGGCAGGCGCTCGTCAGCGGAATGCTGTCGTTCTGA
- a CDS encoding DIP1984 family protein has protein sequence MKLAEALALRADASRRAEQLRSRVTGSARYQEGEAPAEDAASLLAETGAVLDELESLIRRINRTNAATPVEGGSLTDALARRDVLRLRHGIVTSAADAAAGEGQRGFRQLRSELKMVPALPVADLRRQADDLARQLREVDTLIQRTNWEADLLD, from the coding sequence ATGAAACTTGCCGAGGCTCTCGCGCTGCGCGCAGATGCGTCGCGCCGCGCTGAACAGCTCCGTTCCCGGGTCACCGGCAGCGCGCGTTACCAGGAAGGAGAGGCGCCGGCCGAGGACGCCGCGTCGCTGCTGGCCGAGACCGGTGCGGTGCTCGACGAGCTCGAGTCGCTGATCCGGCGGATCAACCGGACCAACGCCGCCACCCCGGTCGAGGGAGGCAGCCTCACCGACGCGCTCGCCCGCCGCGACGTCCTGCGCCTACGGCACGGCATCGTCACGTCGGCGGCCGATGCTGCGGCCGGCGAAGGTCAGCGGGGATTCCGGCAGCTGCGCTCCGAACTGAAGATGGTCCCGGCGCTGCCGGTGGCCGACCTGCGACGCCAGGCGGACGACCTCGCCCGGCAGCTACGTGAGGTCGACACGCTGATCCAGCGGACCAACTGGGAGGCCGACCTACTCGATTGA
- a CDS encoding glycoside hydrolase family 26 protein, with the protein MTAVFAGGTAVVAPTAAVAAPASKCVTDANLVPSCGVLWGGAAGGFTSKPRDLEHKNWEKMSGRTATIFHTYHKGDEEFPTKAEIAMTQDPANPRVLLLNWKIAYGSSWAKVAKGEQDDRIDAFAKRIKAYDKDVFLVLNHEPENDVKPKKGSGWEAKDFKAMYRHTIQRLEAQGADNVVNVMAYMGNERWMAQSWWKDLYPGDDVVDWIGLDSYVSVEKGYYHYGTFGDLLDRKPKNGGPGFYEWATTKHQGKPIMIAEWGGYHRIGKKTDKSAVYNSVLPQLKKRPAIKAIVHFDTKADDQGNRDISINSTPASLAAFKKLAANPIFNVKLS; encoded by the coding sequence TTGACCGCCGTATTCGCGGGTGGCACCGCTGTCGTGGCGCCGACTGCCGCTGTTGCGGCGCCGGCCAGCAAGTGTGTTACCGACGCCAACCTTGTCCCGTCCTGTGGCGTGTTGTGGGGTGGTGCGGCTGGTGGGTTCACCAGCAAGCCCCGCGACCTGGAGCACAAGAACTGGGAGAAGATGTCCGGGCGGACCGCGACGATCTTCCACACCTATCACAAGGGTGACGAGGAGTTCCCGACCAAGGCTGAGATCGCGATGACGCAGGACCCGGCGAACCCGCGGGTGCTGCTGCTGAACTGGAAGATCGCCTACGGCTCGTCGTGGGCGAAGGTCGCCAAGGGTGAGCAGGACGACCGGATCGACGCGTTCGCCAAGCGGATCAAGGCCTACGACAAGGACGTCTTCCTCGTGCTCAACCACGAGCCGGAGAACGACGTCAAGCCGAAGAAGGGCTCCGGCTGGGAGGCCAAGGACTTCAAGGCGATGTACCGGCACACGATCCAGCGGCTGGAGGCGCAGGGCGCCGACAACGTGGTGAACGTGATGGCCTACATGGGTAACGAGCGGTGGATGGCCCAGTCCTGGTGGAAGGACCTCTACCCCGGCGACGACGTCGTCGACTGGATCGGCCTGGACTCCTACGTGAGCGTGGAGAAGGGCTACTACCACTACGGCACGTTCGGTGATCTGCTGGACCGTAAGCCGAAGAACGGCGGCCCGGGCTTCTACGAGTGGGCGACCACCAAGCACCAGGGCAAGCCGATCATGATCGCCGAGTGGGGCGGGTACCACCGGATCGGTAAGAAGACCGACAAGTCGGCGGTGTACAACAGTGTGCTGCCGCAGCTGAAGAAGCGTCCCGCGATCAAGGCGATCGTGCACTTCGACACGAAGGCCGATGACCAGGGCAACCGGGACATCAGCATCAACAGCACCCCGGCCAGCCTCGCCGCGTTCAAGAAGCTTGCCGCCAACCCGATCTTCAACGTCAAGCTGAGCTGA
- a CDS encoding FAD-dependent oxidoreductase, with the protein MSRIIVLGAGLCGLSTALLLSRDGHQVTVLERDPAEPPPAEEWVRWQRSGVNQFRLPHILLPRWRDLMDRELPDVLDRLEAVGGLRINLLDLLPAAQRGPWQAGDERFTTVTARRSVLEGVLASIAAGAAGIRIRRGVTVTGLLTDDQTSDVRIPRVSGVLAEGGRTFRADLVVDCCGRRSPLSAWLSAAGARHPAEERADCGFVYFSRDFRTRTGSLPQGRTGVLQRHESMSILTVPTDNGTWSIVLIASSRDRAMRALRDPARWDAALARYPLAAHWRDGEPGPGVDVMAGIEDRHRDLVVDGNPVATGIVAVGDSWACTNPSLGRGATIGLLHAVGLRDVLRDTGTADHDKLARRFHEWTATVVEPMYRATLWYDRHRLAELDADAAGTPYRTDDVRWAFSLAVSAAAGADPEIARAHQSLASLLATPDEIVARPGLAEKVMRLGGGSPRYPLPGPARPELLAAISA; encoded by the coding sequence ATGTCCCGGATCATCGTTCTCGGTGCCGGCCTGTGCGGCCTGTCCACCGCCCTGCTGCTGTCCCGCGACGGCCACCAGGTCACCGTTCTGGAACGGGACCCGGCGGAGCCGCCGCCCGCCGAGGAATGGGTGCGCTGGCAGCGGTCCGGCGTCAACCAGTTCCGGCTGCCGCACATCCTGCTGCCGCGCTGGCGCGACCTGATGGACCGCGAACTACCCGACGTCCTCGACCGTCTCGAAGCCGTCGGCGGGCTGCGGATCAACCTCCTCGACCTGCTGCCGGCGGCACAGCGCGGCCCGTGGCAGGCCGGCGACGAGCGCTTCACGACCGTCACGGCGCGCCGTTCCGTACTGGAGGGGGTTTTGGCCTCGATCGCCGCCGGCGCCGCCGGCATCCGGATCCGGCGCGGGGTCACCGTCACCGGTCTGCTCACCGATGATCAAACCTCGGATGTACGGATTCCGCGCGTGTCCGGTGTCCTAGCCGAGGGCGGGCGCACCTTCCGGGCCGACCTGGTGGTGGACTGCTGCGGCCGGCGCTCGCCGTTGAGCGCGTGGCTGTCCGCGGCCGGCGCCCGGCACCCGGCCGAGGAACGCGCCGACTGCGGTTTCGTCTACTTCAGCCGCGACTTCCGGACCCGCACCGGATCCCTGCCGCAGGGCCGTACCGGCGTCCTGCAACGCCACGAGTCGATGTCGATCCTGACCGTGCCCACCGACAACGGCACCTGGAGCATCGTCCTGATCGCGAGCAGCCGGGACCGGGCGATGCGGGCCCTGCGCGACCCGGCCCGCTGGGACGCCGCTCTCGCCCGGTATCCGCTGGCCGCGCACTGGCGCGACGGCGAACCGGGTCCCGGCGTGGACGTCATGGCCGGGATCGAGGACCGGCACCGGGATCTGGTCGTCGACGGTAACCCGGTGGCCACCGGCATTGTCGCCGTCGGCGACTCGTGGGCGTGCACCAATCCGTCGCTCGGGCGCGGCGCCACCATCGGCCTGCTGCACGCGGTCGGCCTGCGCGACGTGCTGCGCGACACGGGTACCGCCGACCACGACAAGCTGGCACGTCGCTTCCATGAGTGGACGGCGACGGTCGTCGAGCCGATGTACCGGGCGACGCTGTGGTACGACCGGCACCGGCTGGCCGAGCTCGACGCCGACGCCGCGGGAACGCCGTACCGGACCGACGATGTCCGTTGGGCGTTCAGCCTGGCCGTGTCCGCCGCGGCCGGCGCCGATCCGGAGATCGCCCGCGCCCACCAGTCCCTAGCGTCGCTGCTGGCCACTCCGGACGAGATCGTCGCCCGGCCCGGCCTGGCCGAGAAGGTCATGCGGCTGGGCGGCGGCAGCCCGCGCTACCCGCTGCCGGGTCCCGCCCGTCCGGAGCTGCTGGCCGCGATCAGCGCCTGA
- a CDS encoding IS5 family transposase (programmed frameshift), translating to MAKPWIVDDELWQLIEPVLPPWPEKAPGPKPVPDRLCLQGILFVLYTAIGWEDLPQELGFGSGMTCWRRVERWTEAGVFDQVHQILLARLNAANRIDWSRAAMDGSHIDAKKGGAGTGPSPVNRGKPGSKHHLICDGNGTPIYVLTSGANVPDISRALDLLDCYPPIAGRPGRPRRRFDVLLADKGYSSEAFRQACRERGTEPIIAKPKTPNIKGLGKLRYVVEQTFALLHQFRRIAVRWERRLDIHDGLVSLACVMICWRRLIKWTA from the exons GTGGCGAAGCCGTGGATTGTCGATGACGAGTTGTGGCAGTTGATTGAGCCGGTGCTGCCGCCGTGGCCGGAGAAGGCCCCGGGGCCGAAGCCGGTCCCGGACCGGCTCTGCCTGCAAGGCATCCTGTTCGTGCTCTACACCGCGATCGGCTGGGAGGATCTGCCGCAGGAGCTCGGCTTCGGGTCCGGTATGACCTGCTGGCGCAGGGTCGAGCGGTGGACCGAGGCAGGTGTCTTCGACCAGGTTCACCAGATACTGCTCGCCAGGCTGAATGCGGCGAACCGGATCGACTGGTCGAGAGCGGCGATGGACGGCAGTCACATCGACGCGA AAAAAGGGGGCGCCGGAACCGGGCCGTCGCCGGTCAACCGCGGTAAACCAGGCTCCAAGCACCACCTGATCTGCGACGGCAACGGCACCCCGATCTACGTCCTGACCAGCGGCGCGAACGTCCCAGACATCAGCCGTGCTCTCGATCTTCTCGACTGCTACCCACCGATCGCCGGACGTCCCGGCCGCCCCCGGCGCCGCTTCGACGTCCTGCTGGCCGACAAGGGCTACAGCAGCGAGGCCTTCCGCCAAGCCTGCCGCGAACGCGGTACCGAACCGATCATCGCCAAGCCCAAGACGCCCAACATCAAGGGCCTGGGCAAGCTGCGCTACGTCGTCGAACAGACCTTCGCCCTGCTCCATCAGTTCCGGCGGATCGCCGTGCGCTGGGAACGCCGCCTCGACATTCACGACGGCCTCGTCAGCCTCGCCTGCGTCATGATCTGCTGGCGCCGCTTGATCAAATGGACCGCGTAG
- a CDS encoding nitroreductase family deazaflavin-dependent oxidoreductase — translation MNDWNAKIIDEFRANDGQVGGPFTGAPMVLVHHRGRKTGRELVSPMMYLPHESDDGVIYVFASKAGAPENPSWYYNLVSAGEATVERGTENYPVRVRELAGEERDRRFNEQAGRYPGFAEYEAKTAGIRTIPVLELTAV, via the coding sequence GTGAATGACTGGAATGCCAAGATCATTGACGAGTTCCGCGCCAACGACGGCCAGGTCGGCGGACCATTCACCGGGGCGCCCATGGTGCTGGTGCATCACCGCGGCCGCAAGACCGGCCGCGAACTCGTCAGCCCGATGATGTATCTGCCCCACGAATCCGACGACGGCGTCATCTACGTCTTCGCGTCGAAGGCCGGCGCACCGGAGAACCCCAGCTGGTACTACAACCTCGTCTCCGCCGGAGAGGCCACCGTCGAACGCGGCACGGAGAACTACCCGGTACGCGTCCGGGAACTGGCCGGCGAAGAGCGGGACCGGCGGTTCAACGAGCAGGCCGGCCGTTATCCCGGCTTCGCGGAGTACGAGGCGAAGACCGCCGGGATCCGTACGATCCCCGTCCTCGAACTCACTGCCGTGTGA
- a CDS encoding DUF4352 domain-containing protein, whose product MADEPGSRRRPDPAAYRSPLRTPTPYKVAIALVVSGVVVIALLAAGIVAERVSRGPVVTAADTPARTETNKTKKPPGIGDPVRDGKFEFVISRVDCSRDSIGIEHLRRTAQGRYCVVTLSVRNIADEPKYFLGLAQKARDVNGADYGYDEIAGLYANRDTKTFLEKLDPGERVTGKLVFDIPDGVGLAALELHDSPLSGGVIVTL is encoded by the coding sequence ATGGCAGACGAACCCGGTTCACGGCGCCGCCCTGATCCGGCCGCCTATCGCTCACCGCTGAGAACGCCCACCCCGTACAAGGTGGCGATCGCGCTCGTCGTCTCCGGGGTCGTGGTGATCGCCCTGCTCGCGGCCGGGATCGTTGCGGAACGGGTGAGCCGGGGCCCGGTGGTGACCGCCGCGGACACGCCGGCGAGAACGGAAACGAACAAGACCAAGAAGCCGCCGGGAATCGGCGACCCGGTACGTGACGGCAAGTTCGAGTTCGTGATCTCCCGCGTCGATTGTTCACGCGACAGCATCGGGATCGAACATCTCCGGCGCACCGCACAGGGCCGGTACTGTGTGGTCACCCTGTCGGTGCGCAACATTGCCGACGAGCCGAAATACTTCCTCGGGCTCGCCCAGAAAGCACGGGACGTCAACGGCGCCGACTACGGATACGACGAGATCGCCGGCCTTTACGCCAACCGCGACACGAAGACGTTCCTGGAGAAGCTGGACCCCGGCGAACGGGTGACCGGCAAACTCGTCTTCGACATCCCGGACGGGGTCGGGCTCGCCGCCCTGGAACTGCACGACTCCCCGCTCTCCGGCGGCGTGATCGTCACCCTTTGA
- a CDS encoding nucleotidyl transferase AbiEii/AbiGii toxin family protein, whose amino-acid sequence MTGPVDAFHLQVARIALAVADRFGFALGGGLALILHGIVSRPTEDVDVFGEEHCSVAAATAAVAAALAEAGIGVDQVHTSSDVVDGLDYLMTELVAYRPDGGMVRLSLGHLSRTREPVLLDIGRVMAVDDLIAWKVAALVNRAEVRDFVDVAAFLADHSPGALLDLARTADPGLFDEDVAAAGHRLDETPDRAFAAYGVGPEQVLQLRKRFTDWPR is encoded by the coding sequence TTGACCGGCCCCGTCGACGCGTTCCACCTCCAGGTGGCACGGATCGCCCTGGCGGTCGCCGACCGGTTCGGGTTCGCCCTCGGCGGCGGCCTCGCGCTGATCCTGCACGGCATCGTGTCCCGGCCCACCGAGGACGTCGACGTGTTCGGCGAGGAACACTGCAGCGTGGCCGCCGCCACCGCGGCGGTAGCGGCGGCGCTGGCCGAGGCGGGGATCGGCGTCGACCAGGTGCACACGTCCTCCGACGTCGTCGACGGCCTGGACTATCTGATGACGGAGCTGGTCGCGTACCGGCCGGACGGCGGCATGGTCCGGCTGAGCCTCGGGCACCTGTCGCGCACCCGGGAGCCGGTGCTGCTGGACATCGGGCGGGTGATGGCCGTCGACGATCTGATCGCGTGGAAGGTCGCCGCCCTGGTCAACCGGGCCGAGGTCCGCGATTTCGTCGATGTGGCGGCGTTCCTGGCGGACCACTCCCCCGGCGCACTGCTGGACCTGGCACGAACGGCGGATCCGGGCCTGTTCGACGAGGATGTCGCCGCGGCCGGGCACCGCCTGGACGAGACCCCCGACCGGGCGTTCGCCGCCTACGGCGTCGGCCCCGAGCAGGTGCTCCAGCTGCGGAAACGCTTCACGGACTGGCCCCGCTGA
- a CDS encoding HEAT repeat domain-containing protein, protein MPTPELSVTEAFDEALQAGAAGDEERLWELISHLRAHGGQEALEVAARLSDHRDAARRELAAAVLSQLGAAPGQAAADGPFRERSLAVLLNMAQDESDPDVLYSITTGFGHIGDERSLAPLIRLHTHPDAEVRYGVVFGLLRRPGTAALDTLITLSADEDAKVRDWATFGLARQTDEDFPRLRDALADRLDDDDADTRVEAVHGLATRGDERAMQPLLDILESSPEPSDPGLVSEALCALAAATAAPRLRPHLLAERDRFLDDPIDEWPDNLRAALARYGEPLLR, encoded by the coding sequence ATGCCGACGCCTGAACTCAGCGTGACCGAAGCCTTCGACGAGGCACTTCAGGCCGGCGCCGCCGGCGACGAGGAACGCCTCTGGGAGCTGATTTCGCACCTGCGCGCCCATGGCGGGCAGGAGGCTCTCGAGGTTGCCGCCCGGCTGTCCGATCACCGCGATGCCGCACGCCGCGAACTGGCCGCCGCCGTGCTCAGCCAGCTCGGTGCGGCACCGGGCCAGGCCGCGGCCGACGGGCCGTTCCGCGAACGCTCCCTGGCGGTACTCCTCAACATGGCGCAGGACGAATCCGATCCGGACGTCCTCTACTCGATCACCACCGGTTTCGGGCACATCGGCGACGAGCGTAGCCTCGCACCCCTGATCAGACTGCACACCCACCCCGACGCCGAGGTCCGGTACGGCGTCGTGTTCGGCCTGCTTCGCCGCCCGGGTACGGCAGCTCTCGACACCCTCATCACACTCTCTGCCGACGAGGACGCCAAGGTGCGCGACTGGGCCACCTTCGGCCTCGCACGCCAGACCGACGAGGACTTCCCCCGGCTGCGCGACGCGCTCGCCGACCGGCTCGACGACGACGATGCCGACACCCGCGTCGAGGCCGTACACGGGCTGGCCACCCGCGGTGACGAACGGGCGATGCAGCCGCTGCTCGACATCCTGGAGTCGTCTCCGGAGCCGTCCGACCCTGGGCTGGTGTCCGAGGCGCTGTGCGCGCTCGCGGCCGCCACCGCGGCTCCCCGCCTGCGCCCCCACCTGCTCGCAGAGCGGGACCGTTTCCTGGACGACCCCATCGACGAGTGGCCCGACAATCTTCGAGCTGCGCTGGCGAGATACGGCGAGCCGCTGCTGCGCTGA
- a CDS encoding Rv0361 family membrane protein, whose product MVIVVSVVLVLCSCVAAGGYFFISGIRQATGPASEAVEEFVADLESGDADAAYGRLCASTASNFTRQEFAQGISGQPAIRSHEIVGVNVSNVNGRVSATVTANLALDSGFVDRHTFTLVQQDGQWKVCGQPF is encoded by the coding sequence GTGGTGATCGTCGTCAGTGTTGTGCTGGTGCTGTGCTCATGTGTGGCAGCCGGGGGCTACTTCTTCATCAGTGGGATACGGCAGGCAACCGGACCGGCCAGTGAGGCCGTCGAAGAGTTCGTCGCCGATCTGGAATCGGGTGACGCTGATGCCGCTTATGGTCGGCTCTGTGCCAGTACGGCGAGCAATTTCACGCGCCAGGAATTTGCTCAGGGGATCAGCGGGCAGCCCGCCATTCGTAGCCACGAGATCGTGGGTGTGAACGTATCGAACGTCAATGGCCGGGTGTCGGCAACCGTTACCGCGAATCTCGCTCTCGATAGTGGGTTTGTCGACCGGCACACGTTCACGCTTGTCCAGCAGGATGGGCAGTGGAAGGTGTGTGGGCAGCCGTTCTGA
- a CDS encoding AAA family ATPase, which produces MSGNLGDLLEAARRRRFVGRERELACFDDALHGRGACRVLFVHGEGGIGKTTLLHEFAARVRVAGRTPVHIDGRDIDAAPPGVAAAIRLALGDRDDLPAGVVLLVDGYEQLSPVDGWLRDTLLPTLSADAVVVLAGRDPPSAPWRTDPGWGDLTAVHHLRPLGPAEGDDLLAHAGVAPDLRPHLLTLARGHPLTMALLADQAAAGRVPGSLADAPDLISALLESFLREVPGETHLTGLATCAVAWLTTEDLLRRLVGDDAPAVWRWLAGQPFITSGPHGLSIHDLVRDVLHAEFERRAPEPLRRTRWTVHVEAVSRLRAAAGPDAQLHAQQLFFLVRSSPLAGTLAGLRAQGSTSVVTARPGEHDQVCDVIERFEGPASADLARAWLTVQPQQLSVVRSAGRVTGLALNLLCPTGSGLEERDPVVRAVLAHVAREAPARPGELVDICRFLSGADEHQRDRYALLAGPVSSIVEWLTHPLAWSFIVTVDAEHWGPFFDYMAFARLVEVDFGGRRHVVYGIDWRRIPVDTWFDLMHERGRTGATGPPPAALLRPPPLDRVRFGAAVRAALPILHRPDRLAGSPLLGTALAATAGGPDVDRLRAVLEDGVARLGAEPRGDRLRAVLDRTYLRAAPSQEAAAQILGLPLSTYRRYLAKALDHLTDLLWTVEIGDVRLDNRSFPPSGVRTAAHTPSTAHPAGQA; this is translated from the coding sequence ATGTCGGGGAACCTCGGTGACCTGCTGGAGGCGGCGCGGCGGCGGCGATTCGTCGGCCGGGAACGGGAACTCGCCTGCTTCGACGACGCCCTGCACGGGCGCGGCGCGTGCCGGGTGCTGTTCGTGCACGGCGAGGGCGGCATCGGCAAGACGACCCTGCTGCACGAGTTCGCGGCCCGGGTGCGGGTGGCCGGGCGCACTCCCGTACACATCGACGGTCGCGACATCGACGCGGCGCCGCCGGGTGTCGCCGCGGCGATCCGGCTCGCCCTCGGTGATCGCGATGATCTTCCAGCGGGCGTGGTGCTGCTGGTCGACGGATATGAGCAGTTGAGCCCGGTCGACGGCTGGCTGCGCGACACGCTGCTGCCCACCCTGAGCGCGGACGCCGTCGTGGTGCTGGCCGGGCGTGATCCGCCGAGCGCGCCCTGGCGGACCGACCCCGGCTGGGGTGATCTGACCGCGGTGCACCATCTCCGCCCGCTCGGCCCCGCCGAGGGTGACGATCTGCTCGCCCACGCCGGAGTGGCGCCGGACCTGCGCCCGCACCTGCTGACACTCGCGCGGGGACATCCGCTGACCATGGCGCTGCTGGCCGATCAGGCGGCTGCCGGAAGGGTGCCCGGCAGCCTCGCCGACGCCCCGGATCTGATCTCCGCGTTGCTGGAGTCCTTCCTGCGTGAAGTGCCCGGTGAGACGCACCTGACCGGCCTGGCCACGTGCGCGGTGGCCTGGCTGACCACCGAGGATCTGCTGCGCCGCCTGGTCGGCGACGACGCGCCCGCGGTGTGGCGATGGCTGGCGGGCCAGCCGTTCATCACCAGCGGCCCGCACGGGCTGTCCATCCACGACCTGGTCCGGGACGTGCTGCACGCCGAGTTCGAACGGCGCGCGCCGGAACCGTTGCGACGGACCCGCTGGACGGTCCACGTCGAGGCGGTGTCCCGGCTGCGCGCCGCCGCCGGCCCGGATGCGCAGTTGCACGCACAACAGCTGTTCTTCCTGGTGCGCAGCAGCCCTCTCGCCGGCACGCTGGCCGGGCTACGAGCGCAAGGCTCGACCAGCGTCGTCACCGCCCGGCCCGGCGAACACGACCAGGTGTGCGACGTCATCGAACGATTCGAGGGGCCGGCCAGCGCCGACCTCGCCCGGGCGTGGCTCACGGTGCAACCCCAACAGCTCAGCGTGGTACGAAGCGCCGGCCGCGTCACCGGGCTGGCCCTCAACCTGCTGTGCCCCACCGGATCCGGGCTGGAGGAACGGGATCCGGTGGTACGCGCGGTGCTCGCCCACGTGGCACGGGAGGCGCCCGCCCGGCCCGGCGAACTCGTCGACATCTGCCGCTTCCTGTCCGGCGCCGACGAACATCAACGTGACCGGTACGCCCTGCTGGCCGGTCCGGTCTCCAGCATCGTCGAATGGTTGACCCATCCGCTGGCCTGGTCGTTCATCGTCACCGTCGACGCTGAGCACTGGGGGCCGTTCTTCGACTACATGGCGTTCGCCCGGCTGGTCGAGGTGGACTTCGGTGGCCGGCGTCATGTCGTCTACGGCATCGACTGGCGGCGCATCCCGGTCGACACCTGGTTCGACCTGATGCATGAGCGTGGGCGCACCGGAGCGACCGGGCCGCCGCCCGCCGCGCTGCTGCGGCCGCCGCCGCTGGACCGTGTGCGGTTCGGCGCCGCGGTGCGGGCGGCGCTGCCGATACTGCACCGGCCGGACCGTCTCGCCGGCAGTCCGTTGCTGGGCACCGCGCTCGCCGCCACCGCCGGCGGGCCGGACGTCGACCGGTTGCGGGCTGTCCTCGAGGACGGGGTGGCACGGCTGGGCGCGGAGCCCCGCGGTGATCGGTTGCGGGCGGTGCTGGACCGGACGTACCTGCGGGCGGCGCCCAGCCAGGAGGCCGCCGCGCAGATCCTCGGGCTGCCGCTGAGCACCTATCGGCGCTACCTGGCGAAGGCGCTCGACCACCTGACCGACCTACTCTGGACGGTCGAGATCGGCGACGTCCGCCTGGACAACCGCTCGTTTCCGCCGAGTGGAGTCAGAACGGCTGCCCACACACCTTCCACTGCCCATCCTGCTGGACAAGCGTGA